One region of Maylandia zebra isolate NMK-2024a linkage group LG10, Mzebra_GT3a, whole genome shotgun sequence genomic DNA includes:
- the mepcea gene encoding 7SK snRNA methylphosphate capping enzyme — protein sequence MSVDEDTAKMGSPQPSSTSSLQLTDCPGGYGGVSVMMEGTAATPDFAAACPLLGTAASPKHTSTTDALTLADNAGQRARGNENSINRRNSFHHSKQQQQQQQQQQQTKLTKRRYTANSSFKHPSSGKRRRRANSESDSVLPTNFLLGGNIFDPLNLNSLLDEEVNKALNAETPKSSPLPAKSRDPVEILIPRDITDPLNLNSGIADSSFLASPFKSGGRKRHRNRHHGGGGGGGGGSGGGIGISATQMNLSESGKSEVKTGPSVPLQGTLASCSALESNNESGSVSSVMAESHEHTDCSSASCKEEMPPASMEDSTSGAPYQHTSRRKRRRNSGKMEPPVTHSTPIGKSGPGDRHFGAGGARNSFHTPKSGSKIGPGIRQHQQPHSHTKEQQKKFQYGNYNKYYGYRNPGCSEDPRLRLLRPEWFRGKEVLDLGCNSGHVTLYIAKMLRPARILGLDIDSGLIHAARKNIRHYLSELQTQEARRAMQGKKTSKQEETNGNASHTGTEKEHNEVESRDENGKPVKAESGPADDGNDNESCHTDEMETQRQGSKTEEMEQEDCDSPPADHSESCSFPVSLRISRGPIAAPPLTQTSTVQPGEFPSNVSFIKANYVLESDNLLLTQRPEYDVILCLSVTKWVHLNWGDSGLKRLFKRVYRHLRHGGLFILEPQPWESYVRRKKLTDNISRNYHSIRLKPDLFSSYLTTEVGFTSFEYIGPPKCSVRGFQRPIYVFHK from the exons ATGTCTGTTGATGAAGATACTGCAAAAATGGGCAGTCCACAGCCTAGCTCGACGTCATCTCTGCAGCTCACGGATTGTCCTGGAGGTTACGGTGGTGTGTCTGTGATGATGGAGGGAACTGCAGCTACCCCTGACTTTGCAGCTGCTTGCCCTCTTCTGGGCACTGCTGCCTcgccaaaacacaccagcacaaCTGATGCGCTCACCCTCGCAGACAATGCTGGACAGAGAGCCAGAGGGAACGAGAATAGCATCAATCGCAGAAATAGCTTTCATCattccaaacaacaacaacaacaacagcagcagcaacaacaaacgAAGCTAACAAAGCGGCGCTACACTGCAAATTCTAGTTTCAAGCATCCTTCATCTGGCAAACGGAGACGAAGGGCCAACTCTGAGAGCGATTCTGTCCTGCCCACCAACTTCCTCTTGGGTGGGAACATTTTTGACCCACTGAATCTCAACAGCCTGCTGGATGAGGAGGTCAACAAGGCGCTGAATGCAGAGACTCCCAAATCCTCTCCGCTGCCAGCAAAAAGTCGAGACCCTGTGGAGATACTCATCCCCAGGGACATCACAGATCCACTGAACCTGAACAGTGGGATAGCTGACAGCAGCTTTTTGGCTTCTCCCTTCAAGAGTGGAGGAAGGAAGAGACACCGCAACAGGCACCatgggggaggaggaggtggtggaggtgggAGTGGTGGCGGTATTGGGATTTCAGCCACACAAATGAACCTCTCAGAATCAGGAAAAAGTGAAGTTAAAACAGGTCCTTCTGTACCTCTTCAAGGTACCTTAGCCTCATGTTCTGCACTAGAATCCAACAACGAATCCGGTAGTGTTTCTAGTGTCATGGCAGAGTCCCACGAGCACACAGATTGCAGCTCAGCAAGCTGCAAGGAGGAAATGCCACCTGCATCCATGGAGGATTCCACTTCAGGGGCACCATACCAGCACACAAGTAGACGCAAGCGAAGGCGCAACTCGGGCAAAATGGAGCCCCCTGTCACCCATTCTACTCCGATTGGCAAGTCGGGACCTGGAGACAGGCATTTTGGTGCAGGGGGAGCAAGAAATTCCTTTCACACACCAAAATCTGGTTCCAAAATAGGCCCTGGAATACGCCAGCACCAGCAGCCCCACTCTCATACAAAGGAACAGCAGAAGAAGTTCCAGTATGGGAATTACAACAAGTATTATGGATACCGCAACCCGGGCTGCAGTGAAGACCCTCGTTTACGTTTGCTTCGTCCCGAGTGGTTTAGAGGTAAAGAAGTACTGGATTTGGGGTGCAACTCAGGCCATGTAACGCTCTATATCGCCAAAATGCTAAGACCCGCCCGCATATTGGGCCTTGACATTGACAGTGGTCTGATACATGCAGCTCGTAAAAACATAAGACATTATCTGTCTGAGCTGCAGACCCAAGAGGCCAGGCGAGCAATGCAGGGCAAAAAGACTAGTAAACAGGAGGAGACAAATGGAAACGCGAGTCACACAGGCACAGAAAAAGAGCACAACGAAGTCGAGAGCAGGGACGAAAATGGGAAACCAGTGAAAGCAGAAAGTGGCCCTGCAGATGATGGAAATGACAATGAGTCGTGTCACACGGATGAGATGGAGACCCAGAGGCAGGGCAGCAAAACAGAGGAAATGGAGCAAGAAGACTGTGATTCACCCCCCGCTGATCACTCTGAGAGCTGCTCTTTTCCTGTATCCCTACGGATCTCCAGGGGTCCCATTGCTGCACCCCCGCTAACACAAACATCCACGGTGCAGCCTGGGGAGTTCCCTTCAAATGTGTCCTTCATCAAG GCTAATTATGTACTGGAGAGCGATAATCTTCTTTTGACACAGCGACCAGAATATGATGTGATTCTGTGTTTGAGCGTCACTAAATGGGTCCACCTGAACTGGGGGGACAGTGGCCTCAAGCGGCTCTTTAAGAGGGTCTACAGACATCTCCGTCATGGGGGCCTTTTCATCCTGGAGCCACAGCCCTGGGAGTCCTACGTGAGGAGAAAGAAGCTAACT GATAATATTAGCAGGAATTATCACAGCATCCGTCTCAAACCTGACCTGTTTTCGTCATATCTTACAACTGAAGTGGGCTTCACCAGTTTTGAATACATTGGGCCCCCCAAGTGTTCAGTAAGAG GTTTTCAGAGGCCAATCTATGTATTTCACAAATGA
- the defbl2 gene encoding beta-defensin-like 2, with the protein MLCYCDLDRARRTPPPCFNCCINAAPARQRQCLKAHWYPNMKGLSLVLLVLLLMLAAGEGTDPETQYWTCGYRGLCRRFCYAQEYIVGHHGCPRRYRCCAMRY; encoded by the exons ATGCTCTGCTATTGTGATTTGGACAGAGCACGCCGGACTCCTCCCCCGTGCTTCAACTGCTGTATAAATGCAGCACCAGCGCGTCAGCGGCAGTGTCTGAAAGCTCATTGGTACCCAAACATGAAGGGACTGAGCTTGGTTCTCCTCGTGCTTCTCCTGATGCTCGCAGCTGGGGAGG GAACTGATCCAGAAACGCAGTACTGGACTTGTGGGTATAGAGGACTCTGCAGACGGTTCTGCTATGCTCAAGAATACATTGTTGGTCATCACGGCTGCCCCCGAAGATACAG GTGCTGTGCTATGAGATACTAG
- the spag7 gene encoding sperm-associated antigen 7 homolog — MADLLGSILNSMEKPPTVGDQESRRKAREQAARLKKMEEEEKRKKAEFRKKMEKEVSDFIQDSSQQKRKYNPMGKIERSILHDVAEVAGLTSFSFGEDEESRYVMLFKKEFAPSDEELEAYRKGEEWDPKLAEQRRRLKEQAALEEAASSQTEKSQICPNSNYRDKYSHLIGTSAAKDAAHTLEANRAYGCVPVANKRDTRSIEEAMNAIRAKKRQKREDDTGAHGSSS; from the exons ATGGCGGACCTCCTCGGTTCAATCCTAAACTCGATGGAAAAACCTCCTACAGTCGGCGACCAGGAAAGCCGACGAAAGGCACGAG AGCAAGCAGCAAGGCTCAAGAAgatggaagaagaggagaaaagaaagaaagcagagtTCAGGAAAAAG ATGGAGAAAGAGGTGTCAGATTTCATCCAAGACAGTtcacaacagaaaagaaaatacaatcCCATGGGGAAGATTGAAAGGagtatatt ACATGATGTTGCAGAGGTGGCTGGTTTGACGTCTTTTTCTTTTGGGGAGGATGAAGAGAGCCGTTACGTCATGCTTTTCAAGAAG GAGTTTGCTCCATCAGATGAGGAGCTGGAAGCCTATCGCAAGGGAGAAGAGTGGGACCCCAAACTGGCCGAACAGCGGCGCAGACTAAAA GAACAGGCTGCACTGGAAGAAGCAGCATCCAGTCAGACAGAAAAGTCACAAATATGCCCCAACTCTAACTACAGAGACAAGTACAGTCACCTGATTGGCACTTCAGCTGCAAAAGATGCTGCACATACACTTGAGGCCAACAGGGCTTATGGCTGTG TGCCGGTGGCCAACAAGAGGGACACTCGCTCCATAGAAGAAGCCATGAATGCAATCAGAGCAAAGAAACGGCAGAAGCGCGAGGACGACACGGGGGCGCACGGCAGCAGCTCTTGA